The genomic DNA TTCAAGTAAATAGGTCGCAGATGCCCCTGGCCATCccctgtggagccccacaccaggCATCCAGACGCCGAGGCCGCATAGCAATGCACCAACCTGGGGAATTTGCGTGTTCCCCTGCCTGACTCTCCTCCAGGGCCCCATCTGGCCggccaggtgcccagaggctTTGAAAAGTCCCAATCGGACCCTAAGTATCTGGAAACAACTGGCCCGGAATTATTGCTGAAAAATGGACAAATACAAGGCCTGTGCTGGTTTCCTGTGTTCTAGGGAACAGGTCAGAGGGTTTTCTTtggcttttctcttcctttgaaTGAAGCCTGGGGATGAAATACACTCTATGAAAAGAAAGTTAATTATTCAATTTTCTAACGTTGGATTTCTATGCTGACATTGCAACCCTGTATTTTTAGAATGCAGATCTCTGATTGTTCAGGGGTTTGTGTGTATATCTAGAAGTCTCTCACCTACTCGGAATAGATGCCCAGTGTTCCAGCTGAGTCCATTTCACCTGCACCCTCTCACTGAGCAcaatctcccctcattctctgAACTTTGAGCAGCCACAAGTTCAAGTCTCCCTCCAGTCCAGTAGTACCCAACTGTGGCATCTTATATAGGTCCTAAAAAGTCACAGGATTTAAGAGGTCTCTCCATCTCCACTTTCTCCCACAGCTGTGATCTTTAAGAGCATGACTTGAAGACCGATGAAGCTCAGAGAAATACAACCTGGGACTTCATCAGTCTTTGGTTCAGGCCATACCCCAGCCCATGTTATATCCATTTTAACCCAGGGAAATTGATCAGTTAGCATGGTCCAAACATGAATTTCCTGCAAGCTTTCCTCAGGGCCTCCTGcacctctttgtttctcaggctgtagatgaggggattgaccaggggagtcaggactgtgTAGACAACAGACAGAACTttcttttagtcttaaaggtgccacaggaccctctgttgcattttacagattcagactaacacggctacccctctgatacttaactttcTTTAAGTTGCTCAGGATGTTGGTGGTTGGTAACATATAGACAATCAGCAGAGTTCCATAATAAATGCTCACCACAATGAGGTGGGAGgaacaggtggaaaaggccttttgtctTCTGGCGGTGGatgggattctcaggatggtggcGATGATGCAGATGTAGGACATCAAGGTAAATAGGAATGGGATCagtgaggaaaggaaagtgagtgTGAAAGCCAATGTTTCCATCAGGTGTGGATCATTGCAGGAGAGCTTTACAAGGGGGATAAAATCACAATAGAAATGATCAATAACGTTAGGGCCACAGAATATTAACTGACATATGGACAACGTTGTTATGCTACCACTTAGGAATCCACCTATCCAAGAGCCACCTGCAAGCTGCAGGCAAAACTTGACACTCATACAGACTACATAGTGCATTGGATTGCATATCGCTAAATACCTATCGTAAGACATCACTGACAGGAGAAGACATTCCGTAGCTACTAGAGaaccaaagaaataaaattgtgTGAGACACCCATTGAATgaaatggttctgtccccagtcaggagactggccagcacTGTGGACAGGATGGTAGAGGTGtggcaggtctccaagcaggacaagttccccaggaagaagtacatgggggtgtgcagGTGCTGATCAGGCACAACTAGCACAATGATGAGGATGTTCCCAGCCATGGTCGCAATGCAGATCATtggaaacagcaggaagagaagggtCTGCAGTTCTGGGAGAtccccaaatcccaggaggatgaattcctTGAGAGACGTTCCATTTCCCTGTTCTGTGTTCACCATGGGGTGTGTCTATGGGAAAGAAATGAACTCTGCCACATAAACAAAGAACATTCACTCAAGAAAACTTCAGCACTGTTTTCAttttctccctctgctggctacCAGAACAATGAGTGAGtgtagaatgggggcaggggaggggaaatgcgATCTCTTGATTGGTGGGACTGATTCAATATCTAACCAGGCTTTAGGTTAAACAAAACATTAATCTCCCTGGAAATAGATGACACCAAGCTTTCAAATACGCTGGGGATGGGGCTTATAGGTACAACCGTACAGAAATGTGTTGGTTCAAATAATCACATGTTTAACTACCTGGTTTATCAGAGCAGAACAATGGCCTTTATAGATTGGAGATCCATAGGTGAA from Malaclemys terrapin pileata isolate rMalTer1 chromosome 12, rMalTer1.hap1, whole genome shotgun sequence includes the following:
- the LOC128845852 gene encoding olfactory receptor 11A1-like, whose amino-acid sequence is MVNTEQGNGTSLKEFILLGFGDLPELQTLLFLLFPMICIATMAGNILIIVLVVPDQHLHTPMYFFLGNLSCLETCHTSTILSTVLASLLTGDRTISFNGCLTQFYFFGSLVATECLLLSVMSYDRYLAICNPMHYVVCMSVKFCLQLAGGSWIGGFLSGSITTLSICQLIFCGPNVIDHFYCDFIPLVKLSCNDPHLMETLAFTLTFLSSLIPFLFTLMSYICIIATILRIPSTARRQKAFSTCSSHLIVVSIYYGTLLIVYMLPTTNILSNLKKKVLSVVYTVLTPLVNPLIYSLRNKEVQEALRKACRKFMFGPC